The window atgagaacagctccaaggcccatcttggaagcatcactgtatatgtcaaaactcttgtcactctctggaacagtcagaatgggagcattggtcagtcttttcttcaatgcttggaaactttgctcacatttgtctgaccattcaaacttcttgttcttcctagttagggctgttagtggagaggctatcttagaaaagtcctccacgaatttcctgtaatacccagctaaaccaaggaagcttctgatctccctggcgttcttgggtctacactagtggttgaccgcctctattttggaaggatccacctggataccttctttagaaatgatgtgacctagaaacaccacctgctccaaccagaactcgcactttgagaatttggcataaagctatttttactgaagggtctgcagtacgatTTTCAAGTGCGCGTCATGCTCCTCTAGGAttcttgaataaatcagaatgtCGTTGATGAAAACAATGACGAatttgtcgaggtattctctgaacactctattcattaagtccatgaagaccgcaggtgcattagtcacaccaaaaggcatgactacaaactcgtagtgtctatatctggtcctgaaagctgttctgggtatatcactttctttcgctttcagctgatggtacccagtgcgcaggtctatcttagagaacactgttgccccctttagctgatcaaatagatcatctattataggaagagggtacttgttcttaactgttactttgttcagcgctctataatctatgcacatccgcatagatccgtctttcttcttaacgaacaacactggagctccccatggtgaatgactagggcggatgaaacctttgtcaagcagctcctggagttgttcttgtagctctttcagctctgctggagacatccggtacgaagcttttgaaatttgaccggtaccaggaaccaactcaatttcgaaCTCCACTTCTTTGTTaagaggtagtccaggtagctcttctgaaaATACCTCTAGATACTCACAAACTACCCGAgcatcctcctgcttgagtcccttcttttcttctgcattcacaatgtatgcgagaaaaccagcacaccctttcgctaacatctggtgagctgttagagaagagaggaatttctgggtcttcctccttggaactCCCGTGAACTcgaaggatggttcaccttctggactgaaaatcactttccttctacgGCAGTCCACCGaggcactatacttgctgagggaatccatacccagaatgatatcgaaatcttgcatcgcaaggactactagatcgacatatagctctcggtctgaaattctgactggtactgcCCGGAGccattgatttgactccatgacttctccagaaggtagggttgtcaagaacttagagttcatgctctctgtaggcacctgaaattctttggcaaagggtactgatataaaagaatgggtcgccccagtatcaaatagtgtagtggctaaatgctgaaaaataactacttgacctgttacgaccgtggaggcactagcagcttcctctttagtgagggagaatactctgacACTGGCTGGAActagtggggcttccaaccttccttgactgagctgaggtccatccagagttgcaggcatgtagtgtaactgaggcttgctccCATATGGCGCTGCttgttgctgaggtgctttgagcttgttaggacattccttagccaggtgtccttcttgaccacacgaataacatccagtcatacccaaaagataggctcctggatgtagtctcccacatttagggcagggagggaacttggcctgcttgtctactggacctcccttttggttgcctcctgtattccatcaTTTCCTCTTGTTatccttgcccttccagttctgcttacttgtctggggtttctgactccctgctgtcttgtcctctatcttgactggcttgagttgcgtttgttgtgccttgatgctgttcagatagtgctcagtgaCTAATGCCCGGCTGaccaactcttcaccagtctgtggtcggtgagttccaccactcacattaagtgctatttctggtctcagcattcggagcatcagtctgactcgttccttctctgcactcactaactctgggcagagccgagctagcctgttgaatcttttgactgcttcttctattggcaggtcaccttgtctaaattctataaactcctcataatgtttattggtgatccgttggcggaagaattcttcgtaaaactctgtctcaaagtcagcccagctcatctggttggctgctctcttgctcttaactttctcccaccacatacgagcatctccagataggcagaaggaggcacacttgactttctcgacttctggccagtcaagaagctccattgtgctctccagtgtcttgaaccaagcttgggcatcccagggctcagtcgtgcctgagaaactttttggcttcaacttcagccactgtatcaggtatgcttcttgtcgttTAGGTGTTGTGGCGCCTTCCAggacagctggtggaacctcagccaccactggggtctccacattgatagttgggggagggggaggaactggctgttgattttccatcagattgacgattacTTGTTGATGCTCTgatacttgtctctggagttgagcaacaacttcagagagattaggctcaGCTGTTCTGGACTCTTCGTTCTCCtaagctcggtcctcagtacgagcggtacgccCTCTTCTTTCCATCTAGTCATGCAAAGAGAGAAATCTTGAAATCGTCCCTATACTctctagatatatatatatatatatatatacatagaaagaaaacaaaaacaagaacttttatcttacttaaacacatataagcaaatacttctaaggatttctctatactgcaattaataaggaaagacataataaataaaaaattaagtactttcttacttgaagacggcaaggttgatgctgatgtgtgtgtgatgctggagaatgggaactgctctgataccaacctgtaacgcccaccctccttactactactctctaaggtggacgctacttaactactaattctacttaactgatattgcttactctaaagatagtaacacttaaccccctttaactgctccggaaaataagaacaaaacatgtaacttacagcaactaatgcatgcaattcaagtgtaatgactgtatcatattaaaatttccagacaaccttagctaacaataaggaaaatagttaacccatcaatgaatcccctagcagcacgaaatagaaaatctgattccaaaattttcttatcaacttaaataagaaattaatcttaataaattctttagcaaggtcccaaggcttccatagtccagacatcacacatccatcccacacctccttgtcgccttccttcattgtagctttccttttcctttatctgcagtaagaggaaatgcaactataagcggatgcttagtaagcgctatctaactcgcaaaactcggatatgcatgtgtacaaaaaggaatctagaaactgaatgctttaaaagaaaagctgctcatgctcatctaatagcaaaggaaccgaaatcaaagaaatcaatactGCAAAGCTAAAGGGTCGCCTGATCATACCTGTCAAGCTAACAGAGGAATCaaaacaaactgaaatgctaaacatgtaagactgctcatgcttgcaaatagcagtaagaaagtctaaacagcatgcttgaataaaagagctaaacttgctggtttttaaacctatgtgaagcttatttcatttattcccaaacttatactcttatacttcaaaataataatctcttgggcccaggcttagtaccattgcgcgctccctaatagaaactgaggtagcgagccaccagtcctacgagggtaaagaccttggtcttaccagggccaagacctcggaattggtcacctggatttatttaacgacaacctcggaagttgggtactagccttttcaaataaaatacatattatctttaaatactcctaaaatgaagtgcctcgtcatttcttcaaacacttggtgtatgtttgatctcaaattatggaatttgggattaaattaaatccttggtcttttcttacttataactactcaaataTGTGATCTGTTCATGCTCAATAACTCAACACGAACTAAAAACAAGCAAACTGGGATGCTAAAGGAACATCTAAAACTACATGTTGGAGCGTAGGTAAGGTCGTCCGTGCAATTGGAAAGCAGAAAAGGTCTAAACGGCTTGGTTCAAATAAAGCTATTCTTATTCATTGCAGTAACAGAGCAAACCAACATGGTATACTTAAAACATAGGCTGTTCATGCTCCCTAAATCAGtaacaaaactaaaaactgaaatactaacatgcacaatcaagaagcaagaaaactcaactaacgtgctaagggtaaggggttgttcgtaccccataaatagcaaaagaaaatctaaacttgctggaattagacttctattaattgtctgttgaaaaactcaaactaaagaaggaaagaaagatccgaaaactactcctactgcaggcgagagcacttacctatgtgttctcgaacttacagccgagaagagaagcttctagggtttcaaagggcttgaaatctcggcctcttcttcgtgcctacgggttctcctcgacgagagggtctcgaatctgtgaagagctcacggaattaccccttggccggccgccggagacgaagccctagcttcggcttccttttcgcccgagcagcgccgtcgcacgcgagagaggagaggatgagagGGTTTTGGTCGTGAGGAAATAACCCGATTCCTTTTTTATACCAATGGGTATTCGCGGTTTCAGTTGTTTCTTAAATTTATTTCGTCATCACTTTCATCACGAAACACCTGCTTGAGCGCTTGGCTATCGCGCTTTGCTTAAGTCTTGGATCGGGttggaggtcgcgggttcaaacctccgccaaatttttttattttttgcaacttcttttttttggtaaaaataccaaacgaactccgaaaatttcataaaaatactctaaaaattcctaaaaatctctagaatattcctaaaacatttctaaatatttataagcacttttagaactccaaacaatgaaatttggcGTGTTACATGTTGTCTGACACTTCTTGTATGATAATATGTGGCATGCGACGTGGGCAATCTGACATgattaaaactcaatttttttaatctctcccatctacatgcaacaacttttctttctttcctcttaaattaaaataaaattctctctTCTCTCCTATTATTACATGTAATAATCACTGTGGTACTGATACTATAATGTTATAGCAGTTACTATATAATAGCTGTTATAATATTGTAGTAACTATTGTGCAATAGCTACTACAACTTTACAGTAGTTGATATAATGGTATAGTAGTTATTACAACGATATAGTACTTGGTACAATCATGTAACATTGTATATTAGTTACTATAACATTATAATAGTTATACTACCTTTAAAAATCAGCACCATAATAATTGTTTCATGTAATCATGAGAGAGAGATAtgagaatttaattttaattaaagaagaaagagagaaaaattatttatttttatttaagagaaaagagagaaaagttacgtcatataaataaagaaatttaaaaattatatatatatatatatactcaaatTACGCACTAAATATTTATTGTTTCCCAAATTAGTCTTTTTCCCTTTCTAAATCAGCAGAATTTAGGTAttcaaaaacattaaaaaaaaaaagtaaaatgtttttgtaaaattagaaaatatgaAATGTGGGCTGATTTAAAAAACTAAAAGCTAGTTATGTAATACTTATTTTATCCTTAAAATCATTATTCATCCTAATTAATAAACGTTTAAAAGTACATTtgttctctcttttaaaaataagTACATATTTTCTCACTTATAAAAACTCAGGTATCTCTATCAAAGTTTTTATGCACATATAATAATATTATGCATACTATTTTATCGGAaaatgtagatttttttttaaataacaaatACACTACACCCTTACCTATCACATTAACTACCACCATCATGCATATTTACCACGAAAAACGACATGTTTTAGCCATaaacacacacaaaaataaaataaaatagaaataatgaaGAAAATAACTGGCACTCTATCCGTTATTGGGTCAGGCGGTTTGTGGGGGTCTTGCAGCCGTTACGGTGGACTCGGCCGGTTTAAGCGCCGCACCCGTGACCGCTTGATACGGTGGCAACATCAGCGTGCAGTAAACCAACTGCCCTGCGCTATCGTAGGCCAGATTTCCACATGCGACGTACGCCTCCACCCCCGTCGTCGCCCCTCCTCCGGCGGCATTCACCGTCATCCTAGCTGGAGCGGGGTAGAACCCTGGGTACATCCCCGGCGTGCACTGCAGTAGGTACCTCGTTGGATCCATGCCGGGGGACAACGATGGAAATCTCCCGGTCGTCTCTGGCCACTGCGGCGGCAATGGGAGTTGGAAGTCGGAGGGATGAACCAAAGGCACAGTGTCTTGGTTTTTGTTGAGCAGGTTGAGAGGGGGGAGGTTGTTGGGGTACACGAGGCGTTCAATGTCCGCCGCCGTGACCACTGCTTGCGCGGTGGCAACTGGTTCAGCGCTTACCTTGATCTGGAGGCTTGGTTCGTCCTTAATCAGATCTGACATGGCCGGCGCCTCGGTGGGATGGTCTTCGAGCACGATACTAGGCTGTTGTGGATCTACGGCGACCTTCACGGCGGGGGGAGGGACGAAGTCTTCATCGAAGCCAAAGAGAAAGTCGGGGCTAGGCGAGGGCTGCGTCGAGGGAGGACGGACGGGGACGGCAGGGAAGGCGTCTAGCAAGGCGGCGGAAGGGAGCGGAGGAGGCGGCCCGACAGGGAACAGGAAGAGGCGAAGACGGGCAGAAACCCTAGGCAAGGTGGAAGATGCATCGCGGAGGAGGCGATCGTGCTCGATCATCATGTGCTCAAGGTCATCGTCGTCGGTAACGGAGACGAGGGCGTCGAGGTCCTCGCCGGGGAGCTGGTACTTGATGCAGACGGGGTTGGGTGCTGCGGGAGCCACGACGGCCAGCTTGGCAAGGAGGACGGAGAGGCGGGCGGACCGATCGAGAGCCAGGATCTTGGTTTCTCCGCTAACGTAGGCGAGGCGGGTGTTGTCGTGGGGGCGGGGCTGGATGCGGCCGCCGTAGCTAACCATTAGCTTGACGCGGCTCCCAGTGCCGGGCGACGTGGCCGGGGACGGCGGCGGAGCATCGTCGGAGGGGTCTGCAACGACGACGACATCGTCGATCGCGGAGCAACGGGCGGAATCGGCGCCAGTAGCATCCATCACCATTAATTCCACCACTTCTCGTCTACCCGGCCGTTCCAGTACGCTTTGCTTTTTGCTAATATATATGTAAAATTGGAGGATGAGCTGTTGATGATTGGCTGGGTTTACATCTGGGTAATTCTGGCACAGCGGCCCGATCAAATTTGGGGCGGAAGCGCCAAGCTGACGCGTGGCACGCGATGCGGATACGCGCGAGTCCCTTTCCTTCTCGACTAAGTTCAGTCAGCCCAAGtagtaattttatattaattccgTGCTTTCATTCCTTAATTTAactatatattaatttattttcttttgaaacatttaattttaattatattttaaaaataggaGATTGACGTGGAATTACGGTGGCATTGACATCCAACGTGGCGGCCCACCGCAGTTAATAGGGGCGCTTAGCGCGTACAGCGGGTTGTTGGGTGTGAGATTAGAAATAAATAAAATGGTAGTTGCCAAATTTTGCCATTTACCGTGGGAATATAATTAAATACGTGACGGCTGGCTTATGTTCATCGCCGGCTGTTGCTACAGTCAACTCTTTAAATGAATTTcacaaatgaataaaaaaaaagtaaatggaGGAGTAATAATTAGAGGGCCTGTAAGAGTTAATGCAAGGATTAGTGCGGGTCAAAAGGGAGCATGCGGTGGCCGTGCAGTGTGTGACTGGTTTCTTCACCTGGGCGTTAGCCCCCGAGCCCTGAAGATGGCATTGGCATTGCGTTTAGTAGTATTTTAGTGAGGGAGGAGAGATTGAGGAAAGGACGATGGATGGGAATGGGTAGGAGGGGAAGCAATTAATATTGGGATGCGACAAGAGATGCTGTAAAACTGTGGGTGGAAAATTGTGGGACTGTGGGAGTGATCCGTGCGTAGGAAAGGAAGACCGTGAGCAGAGTCGCATGTTCGCTGTTTCTCGCCTTTGGTCGGTTTGTTTGTTGGCGTCGGACTTTTGTTGACTCCAAATTGGCGTCTAGCAATGGAGCGAACTGACCCAGCTTTCTCTCTCGAGACTAGAATTCAACCTGCATGGTGAGATTTGGAAATGAAAGGCACACctacattttcaaaaaaaaatataataatatgctaagaaaaaaattttaaagaaaaattcaagaataaacaCATAAAATGATAGGATACAATAAAGTATAATAATGAATCATGAATTTATATATCGAACTTTTTCTTAAAATGTTTCCTTATATATCATTGCTCTTTCCAAAATTTCAAAGGCCACACcgtattttgaatttatatatCCCCTTTAACCAACTTATATCATTAGGTTTGTTTCACTCAAATCATACTACGAAATTAATCGATTAAAAGAAATATTAGTTAAATGAAGAATGATTCTAATTACCGGAATGTAATTCTAATCAACTTGTTACCTTTGACATAAAACCAAAACGTCTAAAATCATCGAACACATTTTGGTACGAAtaataaaaattgaataaaattaTATAGTTTCTTATATctctatgaaaaaaaataataatcctaGTTAACCTCATTGATTATCTCTGAAGTAACCGATCCAATCCTACAGAAGGTTCTCACCGACCACTAgtataaatcgggaagcgcacacgGCGGACAACTCAGAAGCCCAGTTTTCTTTGATTGCGCTccccatttgaaggaaaaatttcaGCAAATACGCTGATACGGGTTACGTTAGATGGGCCGAGCAAGTGAAGGAGGAATTTAAGTCTAGAAAGATAAGAGAGATATATCGCCAGTCGAATAAAGGTCGAGTGAACATCACTATGTCCATGTATGCTCGGCCGGACAAAGTCCGcctgagcataaagacatttagtctTATATGTAAAATTCAACATATAACTAGCCGACCGCAAGCCGAGAGATcgcccacatgctcatatatgctccgCCGGGTGAAGTCCGCCTGAGTATAAAGACATTTAGCATTATATATAATTCTCAACATATCACCGGGCGACCGCAGACCGAGAGAAAGctcacatgctcatatatgctcggccgggcaaagtCCGTCCGaatataaaggcatttagccgtATATAAGATTCTCAGTATATAACCGGTCGACCGCAGGCCAAACGAGTATCCACGTGCTCATATAGACTCAGCCAGGCAAAGCCCGCTTGAGCATAAAGACATGGGCTTTATGTATAACTTTCAACATATAATCGGCCGATCGCAGGCTGAGAGAGCGCCCACGTGTGGTCGGGCAAAGCCtacccgagcataaagacatttagccttatatataattcTCAGCATATAATCGGTCGATTGCAGGCCGAGTGAGCATCCcagcgctcatatatgctcgaccgggtGAAACACGCTCGAGTATAaagatatttagccttatatataattcTTAGCATATAACCGGTCGATCGCAGATCGAGTGAGCGCCCCAGCACTCATATATACTCGACCGGGTGAAGCCCGCCCGAGCGTAAAATCATATTTAACCTTATGAATAATTCTCAGCATATAACCGGCCGATCGCAGGCTAagagagcacccacgtgctcatatatgcttggcCGAGTGAAgcctgcccgagcataaaggcatttagccttatataaaatTCTCAACATATCACCGGCCGACCGTAGGCCGAGAGAGCGctcatgtgctcatatatgctcggttggGCAAAGTCTGCccaagcataaagacatttagccttatataagattctcagcACATAATCGGTCGACCGTAGGCTGAGCGAgtacccacatgctcatatatgctcgaccagGCAGAGTCTGCCCgagcataaaaatatatttaacagAAGGTAGTCTTAACAGTATATATGTCCGTCTTAAacgaccgaccgagatatattcagtagGAAACACTCTTAACAGTATATATGACCGGCTTGAACAACCGGCTAAGATATATTCAGCAGAAAACACTCTTAATAGTATATATgaccggcttgaacgaccgaccgagaAATATTTAGCAGGAAGCACTCTTAATAGTATATGTGACCGACTTAAACGACTGGGCGAAATATATTTAACAGGAGGTATTCTAAATAGTATTTGTGAACGTCCTTAGCGATCGGTTAATACATATTTAACAAGGGTATTCTGAACAATATACATGACCGGCTTAAACGACCGGTCGAAACATGCTTAAAAGAATATTTGACGGGAatcatcttctagaagcttcttcaattatgATGACGTGTTATAAACGACAAAACAgtacatctagggtacaaaaaaGACTCCTTAAGGGATTATTGCATGAAGCATaggagatgacttcatctcctaacaaccCCTAATGAACCAGGAACCACCtcacgactacggaggtcacatgaggtggtataaaaagtgggatcttctccgttggcaaggtaggcaagttctagcatctaagcTATGTTTTCACttcagttactgttcttcttcttccatatgTGAGAGGAACTGATTTGAACGTTGGAGGGCATAGTCAGGGATCCCCTCCcaagtcttaggtcactaacagtttgttggctcgtctcagtGTGCGCAGGAGCGTTGAGGAGTTTCTTCAGATTTGCAGAGTTTGTCTTCATTAGAGGTCATCATCATTCATCATAATCAGTGCTCATCTTCGCagattttagacaggatcaaatttgacgccaTCTATGGGAATTATTCACCTGGATCTGAGACTACGAGGATGGAGGAAGCTGGAAAACCTAATACCATCACTATCTCACAAGATGAtttggagttgctcatcaacacTAGAGTACAGAAGatactacaacaacaacagcaacaagtcATACTTGTGGTATGTTGCCAGTAGTGCCACCTCTGGCGATGCTTGTAACCTCTCATCACCGAGAGAAGGATATCAAAGGAGGAGATCTTATTCATCTGTTCTCTGCTCCTCTCTCTCCAACTTGACGTCCTAAAGCCTATTTTCGAACACCTTTGGAACAAGGGGGGAGAAGAGCAACCCTTCTGGAATCCTCTAGGGAAACCCTTGTGAGggaaaaacaaaaggagaagctAGTAGCTAGTGATAGCTCTCTGGAAAGAATTATTACTGCATTCTCTCAACGGGTGTTCGATGATCCGTTGTCAAAGCATTATCAGAATTTAAGTGTTGGAGAATATTTGTGAACAACCGATCTCAAAGAACATATTCTCAAGTTTGAACATGTAGTGCTTCTCCAACAGTTCACTGATGGAGTCAAATATCGTATGTTTCTTACTACTTTTGGATGAGCGGCTCAGAGATGGTTTAAG is drawn from Zingiber officinale cultivar Zhangliang chromosome 1B, Zo_v1.1, whole genome shotgun sequence and contains these coding sequences:
- the LOC122056353 gene encoding uncharacterized protein LOC122056353; amino-acid sequence: MVMDATGADSARCSAIDDVVVVADPSDDAPPPSPATSPGTGSRVKLMVSYGGRIQPRPHDNTRLAYVSGETKILALDRSARLSVLLAKLAVVAPAAPNPVCIKYQLPGEDLDALVSVTDDDDLEHMMIEHDRLLRDASSTLPRVSARLRLFLFPVGPPPPLPSAALLDAFPAVPVRPPSTQPSPSPDFLFGFDEDFVPPPAVKVAVDPQQPSIVLEDHPTEAPAMSDLIKDEPSLQIKVSAEPVATAQAVVTAADIERLVYPNNLPPLNLLNKNQDTVPLVHPSDFQLPLPPQWPETTGRFPSLSPGMDPTRYLLQCTPGMYPGFYPAPARMTVNAAGGGATTGVEAYVACGNLAYDSAGQLVYCTLMLPPYQAVTGAALKPAESTVTAARPPQTA